ATCAAAGGTGTGATCAATTCAAAATTATAGTCCATCGCTAAATTTAATGTCGCATTTAAAGAACGAATAAACTCGTCTCGACAATCAGGATATCCGCTGAAATCTGTTTCGCTTACACCGGTAATAACAGCATGTGCCTCAACAGTTTTAGCATAGATTGCTGCAAACGAAAGAAATATATGGTTTCGCCCCTCCACAAACGTATTGGGTACTCTTCCTTCTTCTGCCTCAATTTGCAGGTCGTTTCTGGTCAGGGCGTTCGAAGTTAATTGATTGAGAACGTCCATCTGAATTATTTTTTGTTTAACACCTAAGTCTTTCGCGATTTTTGTAGCACAATCAACTTCTACCTTATGTCTTTGTCCATACAAAAACGTGACGGTTTCTACTTCGTCGAATTCTTCCATTGCCCATAATAGGCAAGTGGTAGAATCCTGTCCGCCACTAAATACTACAACTGCTTTTTTCATTCTACATTCCTCCGTAGTTTTGTTTTTAGAGGGGATGGTTACGAACCCTCTATAATAATCTTAGAATCTTAACTACATATCCCTAAGACACTTATGATTATTAGTAGTTATAATATACACTTGAACGGTATATTTCACAAGTAGACTGAGAGCTCTGACTATTCCTGGTATCTTTCATAACATGTGATTAGAGATGAAGCTATAGTAATGTTTGATCACATTTTTATAAATGCAATAAGAAGGAAAACAGTTTACAATTAGAAAAATGATTTTTCGCTGTACTTGTATACTACAAAGGCATATGTTTAATAAAGATGTCAGCGGGACGACAGCGTTATTCCTTTCAATAAATATAATATGGGATACGAGTGCCTCAATCAGTAAATGCTTGGGAGTATTTGGTCAGTTGCATGTTAATTGAGAAATCATCCTGGACTAGGAGTAAATGAACAGAAAATACTTGTCAGAATGGAGTGTACGTGATGTACGAATTAAAAACTAAAGAAACCGATAGTAGTGTCATTGAATTTATTGAGAGCATCGATCAACTTAAAAAGCGTGAAGATGCTTTTAAATTAGTAGATATCTTTACTGAAGCAACGGGTTATCAAGCAAAAATGTGGGGGCCAAGTATTATAGGGTTTGGAAAATATCATTACAAATACAGGTCTGGTCATGAAGGAGATGCGCCAATCGTTGGTTTTTCCCCACGAAAAGCGAAAATCAGTTTATATTTAACACTGGGTAATGAACAGCGAGAACAATTGTTAAATGGTTTCGGGAAATACACTACAGGTAAATCCTGTATATACATCAACAAAGTTGCGGATATTGAAATAGAGATATTAAAGAATTTAATAGAACAATCTACATGCCTTATAAATGAACTCTATCCAAATCAAGAATAACTAGGTAGTAAAGTACTTGTAATAGGTGTCATTTCTATTAGTAAGCCATGCTATTTTACAAGAGAAGGGGAAAGGTGGGGATTTGCTTGACGATAGATGACATGAGGAATGATTTATCGATCAAAGGGAGAAATGGGATTTCATTTCTTTTGTCTGCCAGTGTAATTTGGTTAATCATTACGATTATATTTATGCAGTCAATAGAAATAGCTCAGAAAAACATATGGATGCTTTTTTCGACTGGTTTGATGTTTCCTCTTTCAGTTGGAATTTCATACGTATTAAAGGCTGAGTGGAAATTTAATAATAATGCTTTAGGGAATCTAGGGTTATATTTAAATTTGGCTCAGATTATCTATTTTCCAATCCTCTTTTGGAGTATGTTGAAAAGCCCATATGACGCAATCATGATTTTTGCCATTATTACGGGGGCGCACTTTTTCACGTATGGATGGTTGTATCATGCAAAACCTTATTATATCGCAGCTCCGGTTATTGCGATCAGCATGATGTTTTTAGGCCTGTATACAAATGCAGACAATTTATGGCTGATTCCTTTCTTTATGGCAGCGTTTTTATTGATTTTAACTATTGCACTTAATATGGACTATAGAAAGACGCGGGAGCGAATGTGAGTTGAATGTATTGAAGTACGATCCCATGCGTAATTGGAAATCTATATTCTGTCAATAAAGCCACATATTTTGAATGATTAAAGATTAAAAGACAGTTCCCATTTCGGAACTGTCTTTTTGCTTAGAAGCTATTGTGTTGTCATAGAATTAGTTACTTTCATTACGGGCAAATCCCTTGTACTTTGTTTAATAAAGTATCTAGACTATGGCTGCTTTTTACGACGCTTGGATGTGTACGTCCTAAAAATTCAGCTTTCTTATACATCACGATTCTTTTTACTTCAATTCTACATAACAGTAAATTTCTTTGGATAGTTTTCAACATATGTATTCCTCCGCAATATATATATTACGCTTCAAATCATGTAGCTGTTTTCTTGCTAGTATGGAAGCAACTTTCTTATCATATACAACGCGTAATGAAAAGTATGTCGCATTTTGGCTGACTTCTATATTGTTGTTGAATTGTGACATAAGTGTGTATAATGATTGATAATTCAAATATAAAGGATGAAATTTTATTTGAATTGGGTCTAATGTACTTCCATTATGCTGAATAAGTACTGAAGATATAAACTACTGTGGCCTATGAAGTTATTCACTTCTATTTAGCTATTTTTTCATAAACTAGTTGTGGCTTTATGTAAAGACAGAAGTTCTAAAATGCAAACTAGGAATACTTTGCGTAATTACTTAACTGCAATTAGATGAAAATTAATAAATCGAATCAGTGATTCATTGTAAAAAATATATAAATAAAAAGAGATTGCCTTAAAATTGTAAGGCAATCTCTTTTGCGGATTAATAACCAATTGTCGAATCGGTTTCCCAGTCATGTCGAGTAGCTTGTCTATGCTGTTTCTGCAGCTGGCGGATCCGTTCTTCGTATTCAA
This window of the Sporosarcina ureae genome carries:
- the queC gene encoding 7-cyano-7-deazaguanine synthase QueC, whose amino-acid sequence is MKKAVVVFSGGQDSTTCLLWAMEEFDEVETVTFLYGQRHKVEVDCATKIAKDLGVKQKIIQMDVLNQLTSNALTRNDLQIEAEEGRVPNTFVEGRNHIFLSFAAIYAKTVEAHAVITGVSETDFSGYPDCRDEFIRSLNATLNLAMDYNFELITPLMRKDKAEVWEMADQMGRLEYIKENTLTCYNGVMADGCQECPACKLRNDGLVRYLQGEHVS
- a CDS encoding DUF1801 domain-containing protein, which gives rise to MYELKTKETDSSVIEFIESIDQLKKREDAFKLVDIFTEATGYQAKMWGPSIIGFGKYHYKYRSGHEGDAPIVGFSPRKAKISLYLTLGNEQREQLLNGFGKYTTGKSCIYINKVADIEIEILKNLIEQSTCLINELYPNQE
- a CDS encoding DUF7010 family protein; the encoded protein is MTIDDMRNDLSIKGRNGISFLLSASVIWLIITIIFMQSIEIAQKNIWMLFSTGLMFPLSVGISYVLKAEWKFNNNALGNLGLYLNLAQIIYFPILFWSMLKSPYDAIMIFAIITGAHFFTYGWLYHAKPYYIAAPVIAISMMFLGLYTNADNLWLIPFFMAAFLLILTIALNMDYRKTRERM
- a CDS encoding aspartyl-phosphate phosphatase Spo0E family protein translates to MLKTIQRNLLLCRIEVKRIVMYKKAEFLGRTHPSVVKSSHSLDTLLNKVQGICP